One window from the genome of Glycine soja cultivar W05 chromosome 12, ASM419377v2, whole genome shotgun sequence encodes:
- the LOC114379219 gene encoding vacuolar protein sorting-associated protein 41 homolog — MVPFPSENGVEGDDEREEEDEEEEEEEEDEEVVEDEEDEEEPRLKYQRMGGSIPSLLASDAASCIAVAERMIALGTHGGTVHILDFLGNQVKEFSAHASVVNDLSFDTEGEYIGSCSDDGSVVINSLFTDEKLKFEYHRPMKAVALDPDYARKMSRRFVAGGLAGHLYLNSKKWLGYRDQVLHSGEGSIHAVKWRASLVAWVNDAGVKVYDTANDQRITFIEKPRGSPRPELLLPHLVWQDDSLLVIGWGTSVKIASIRTNHQKAANGSFRQVPLTGMTQVDIVASFQTSYFISGLAPFGDALVVLAYIPGEEDGDKDFSSTAPLRQGNAQRPEVRIVTWNNDELSTDALPVHGFEHYRAKDYSLAHAPFSGSSYAGGQWAAGDEPLYYIVSLKDVVIAKPRDTEDHIAWLLQHGWHEKALAVVESGQGRSELLDEVGSRYLDHLIVERKYREAASLCPKLLRGSASAWERWVFHFAHLRQLPVLVPYMPTENPRLRDTAYEVALVALATNPSFHKDLLSTVKSWPSVIYSALPVISAIEPQLNTSSMTDSLKEALAELYVIDGQFEKAFLLYADLLKPEVFDFIDKHNLHDAIRGKVVQLMRLDCKRAVPLLIQNRDLISPPEVVNQLLNADDKSDCRYFLHLYLHSLFEVNPHAGKDFHDMQVELYADYDPKMLLPFLRSSQHYTLEKAYEICIKRDLLREQVFILGRMGNSKQALAVIINKLGDIEEAVEFVTMQHDDELWEELIKQCLHKPEMVGILLEHTVGNLDPLYIVNKVPNGLEIPRLRDRLVKIITDYRTETSLRHGCNDIIKADCVNLLIKYYKEARHGISLGNEDEPRVKMSDTRASQVFDKSPSLRTVELKSKTRGGGRCCICFDPFSIQNVSVIVFFCCHGYHTTCLMDSSYTSSNQKEVQATSLEAETYDDYNGYEEDASEDDEEAKSGGPRMRCILCTTAG, encoded by the exons ATGGTTCCGTTCCCGTCAGAGAACGGCGTCGAAGGAGACGACGAGAGAgaagaggaagacgaagaggaagaagaagaagaggaagacgaagaagtggtggaagatgaagaagacgaAGAGGAACCGAGGCTCAAGTACCAGAGAATGGGAGGTAGCATCCCTTCGCTGCTTGCGAGTGACGCGGCGTCGTGTATCGCCGTCGCGGAGCGCATGATCGCTCTCGGCACTCACGGCGGCACCGTTCACATCCTCGATTTTCTCGGGAATCAG GTTAAGGAATTCTCTGCACATGCTTCTGTTGTCAATGACCTTAGCTTTGACACAGAAGGTGAATATATTGGAAGCTGTTCTGATGATGGATCAGTTGTGATAAACAGTCTTTTCACTGATGAGAAATTGAAGTTTGAGTACCATCGGCCGATGAAGGCAGTTGCGTTGGATCCAGATTATGCAAGGAAAATGTCTAGGAGATTTGTTGCTGGTGGTTTGGCTGgtcatttatatttaaattcaaagaAATGGTTAGGATACCGTGATCAG GTTTTGCACTCTGGTGAAGGTTCAATACATGCTGTGAAATGGAGAGCAAGTCTTGTTGCTTGGGTTAATGATGCAGGAGTGAAGGTTTATGATACTGCCAATGACCAGCGTATTACATTTATTGAAAAACCACGGGGGAGCCCACGCCCTGAGCTTTTGCTTCCTCACCTGGTTTGGCAG GATGACAGCCTCTTAGTTATTGGCTGGGGAACATCTGTCAAAATTGCTTCAATTAGGACAAATCACCAAAAAGCAGCCAATGGGTCATTCAGGCAAGTTCCTTTGACTGGTATGACCCAGGTGGATATTGTGGCATCTTTCCAAACCAGCTATTTCATTTCAGGACTTGCTCCCTTTGGTGATGCTTTGGTTGTTCTAGCATATATTCctggagaagaagatggagataAGGATTTTAGTAGCACCGCTCCTTTACGGCAG GGCAATGCACAAAGACCAGAAGTAAGAATAGTAACATGGAATAATGATGAGCTTTCTACAGATGCTCTTCCAGTACATGGGTTTGAGCATTACAGGGCGAAGGACTATTCTCTTGCTCATGCTCCCTTCTCAG GTAGCAGTTATGCTGGGGGTCAGTGGGCTGCAGGTGATGAACCACTTTACTATATTGTATCTCTGAAGGATGTAGTTATTGCCAAACCAAG GGATACTGAAGATCATATTGCATGGCTTCTTCAGCACGGGTGGCATGAAAAAGCTTTGGCTGTGGTTGAATCTGGCCAGGGACGGAGTGAACTACTTGATGAG GTGGGATCTAGGTACCTTGATCATCTGATTGTGGAAAGAAAATACAGGGAAGCAGCATCTTTGTGTCCCAAGTTGCTTCGAGGATCAGCTTCAGCATGGGAGAG ATGGGTTTTCCACTTTGCACATCTTCGTCAGCTCCCTGTTTTAGTTCCTTACATGCCTACAGAAAACCCCAGACTACGTGATACTGCTTACGAG GTTGCTCTTGTTGCATTGGCTACAAATCCTTCTTTTCATAAGGATCTCTTGTCCACTGTAAAATCCTGGCCATCTGTAATTTATTCTGCTTTACCTGTAATTTCAGCCATTGAACCTCAGCTAAATACTTCATCCATGACTGATTCACTTAAGGAG GCATTAGCAGAGTTGTATGTAATCGATGGGCAATTTGAGAAAGCCTTCTTGTTGTATGCTGAT CTTTTGAAGCCAGAAgtatttgattttattgataAACATAACCTACACGATGCTATTCGTGGAAAG GTTGTCCAACTAATGAGGCTAGATTGCAAGCGCGCTGTTCCTTTGTTAATCCAGAATAGGGACTTAATAAGTCCACCTGAAGTTGTGAATCAACTTCTAAATGCAGATGATAAGAGTGATTGtagatattttttacatttatatctCCACTCATTATTTGAAGTAAATCCTCATGCTGGGAAAGACTTCCATGATATGCAG GTAGAACTCTATGCGGACTATGATCCAAAGATGCTGCTACCTTTTCTCCGTAGCAGTCAACACTACACCCTTGAGAAG GCTTACGAAATTTGCATTAAAAGAGACCTATTGAGGGAGCAAGTCTTCATCCTAGGAAGGATGGGAAACTCGAAACAAGCCCTAGCTGTTATTATAAACAAATTGGGGGATATAGAGGag GCCGTAGAGTTTGTCACCATGCAGCATGATGATGAACTTTGGGAAGAATTAATCAAGCAATGCCTTCACAAACCTGAAATG GTGGGCATATTATTGGAGCACACAGTTGGAAATCTTGATCCCCTTTACATTGTAAATAAGGTTCCTAATGGGTTGGAAATCCCTCG GCTCCGGGATCGGCTGGTTAAGATTATCACCGACTACAGGACTGAAACATCGCTCAGACACGGATGCAATGATATCATTAAG GCGGACTGTGTCAATCTTTTAATTAAGTATTACAAAGAGGCAAGGCATGGGATTTCTTTAGGTAATGAAGATGAGCCGCGGGTTAAAATGAGTGATACTCGTGCTTCTCAGGTATTTGACAAATCTCCAAGTCTGAGAACTGTGGAGTTGAAGTCAAAGACTAGGGGAGGTGGAAGATGTTGTATATGTTTCGATCCATTTTCTATACAGAATGTATCGGtcattgttttcttttgctGTCATGGTTATCACACAACTTGTCTCATGGATTCGTCTTACACTAGTAGTAACCAGAAAGAGGTCCAAGCCACGTCCCTAGAGGCGGAAACGTATGATGATTACAATGGTTATGAGGAAGATGCTAGtgaggatgatgaagaagcCAAGTCTGGTGGTCCTCGTATGCGTTGTATATTGTGTACTACTGCTGGCTAG